Part of the Vigna angularis cultivar LongXiaoDou No.4 chromosome 1, ASM1680809v1, whole genome shotgun sequence genome, aaattttctaaaatctcTAATAGTTTACTGAAATCAGGTTttggggattttttttttacttgataaACATAGATTCATCTTGTTACGTTTTGGCCTTATGCAGATCTTGGAAGGACTTCTTAAGCTGCCCGAGAACAGGGAATGTGCAGACTGTCGGAACAGGTATATCCATTTCAGAACGACAATTTGACGCACATCATATTGATTTAAACTCGCTCTTTGATTGTATCCGATTCTTCACTTTATATCGCGccatttattgaatttttttcttcctgcaaTGTTAGATGTTTTTAAATTTACCTTTCCCATTTTCAAATATTGTCAGGGCACCACGATGGGCTAGTGTTAACCTAGGGATTTTCATTTGCATGCAATGTTCAGGAATTCACCGAAGCCTTGGAGTTCATATATCGAAGGTTTACATTTTTGTAGCCAGTTCTTTTATGTCATATTtttagatagaaatgagaaaagataataaaataaaataaaaattagtgaaaataGGTGACACTTTAAAATATGTAGTTCAAGAAAGCTCCagaaagtaaatattaaaacataatataattgattttcataataattCTAAACTCTGTCAGTCTACACCACATTTACATAAACTAATACAGCGAAGTCTGATTGATTCAAATTGTCCTAAATTCTGTTATCATTTTTAcgatgattttttattaaaaaaatataagaaataattaattttagaaagaatTTAGATGGTAgaagaaatattaaatagataattttctaatttatattaaacataccttaaaattttaattttatttatttatttttaaaatcgctgatatttttttttaaatcacccAATATACATGAGATTGAAAAAATAGTCAATAAGTTTAAGTTAGttgaactaattttaatttagttaactacattatatatttgtagataaattatttttttaattacttaactaaattatatattttataattgaattatttttttagaaattaaaaaaatataattatttgaattacaTTCTTATTGGCAGAGGagataaaaagtttttttaccattctatttcttttaactCGAAATATTACTTCCATTTCATTTAACAGAGAGGTGGGACCACCAACTTTTATATGCattcttaatattattaaaaaaaatgacctattttttttttaccaatcaGATTTAATTTTACTGATAAAAAATCACAACTGAAAACTCACTTAAAAGAACACTtttattgtgtaaatatttctttcaaCACTTTTGAAGTACTACATTCAATTATTCGTTTAGTGGCTAAGTTTCTAAAAAGTGAACTAACAaaaagtttaattcaattttaataaaaataattatttttgtagtttattttagttcaattaactatttttggatgagtttaacttttttaatcCGAGTTAGTCTGCCAATCACTTGGTATGGATAACATAGCTGTTTTCAATtatggaaataaatttttttaaatgattttctaGTAATGTAGTTTTTGCAATATTGTTAATAATATGTACATTGTTTATAAATCTAAATCACTGCATACAAACTGTTGCCAATTGGTGATGTAAATGGATTTTCTTGAACAATATCCGATATTTCTATTCTATATGGAGGGTTACAATAAAGCACTATATGGTaatctattatttattacataGTAAATTTATAGTGATGGCGTGTTCTCATTTTGCAACTAGGTGCGGTCCACAACTTTAGATACGTGGTTACCAGACCAAGTTTCTTTCATGCAATGTAAGAAACTATgtaatattgtaattattacTCCTTGTGTTGCTTGCACATAACATAACTAGTCTCTATAACATGTACGCAGTTATGGGTAATGTAAAGTCAAATAAGCACTGGGAAGCAGAAACGCCACCAAATTTTGATAGAAGTAAATTGGCAATGGAGAAGTTTATCCGTATGAAGTAAGTTGTGATCGACATTATTTTTTGGAAGTAAAAGATAGTTTTGATCGACTATTGGATTTTCCATTTGCATAACTTGCTTAGAGTATTTTAGGTATGTAGAGAAAAGATGGGCTTCAAAAGATGAAGAACAATCAACATCAAATGGAGGCATTCTGAAGAACAACAGGAGACTCTCTCTGGAAGAAAGCATTCTTGCAAACCACGTCGCACAAATTCTACCCCCAATAACAAGACCTCTAGGGGTAACCATGTTATTATCCATTAATTTACCCTCTTAGTGAATTGTTGTTAATTCTACTAGATCTTTTTAATAGAAGGTCACAACTGTTATTACTTCATTTTCTAAGCTTTTTTACTGCGTTTGTTTTTTACTTCCTTCCAAGATTTACCATCTTGAAAACATGAGGATATGTTTGTTTAACTGTATTTATGCAATTCAGGGTTTTATAGACACGCAAAAGAAGAATTCTCCTCCATTTAAAAGGCCATCCTCTTCTGTTGATTTTGACAAGTCCACAAAGAGCATCGCTACTGGGAACATTTTCAACTTGCTTTGCATCTATGACGATAACAAAAAATTTTCAACAGTGCCACCTTCAACTTGGGCAACATTTgattgtattataaattattatgtcTATATGATCTTTtcatattattacttttattgaaTTCATCGAATAAAAGAATTAACGCTTACATATATGTATGTTCAGGAGAAGCTTCAGGATTTTAAATTCATAGCCTTTTCAATTAATCCTTGGTGTAGATTTCACAACATTATAGTTTCTCTTGAAGCTGTGTGCTTGAGCGTTTTGCTGCACAAGGTTAGTTATATGCATTTTTcccatttttaatttatttaacaatgTGATTTGCACTTTCATATTTTGGGGAATCtctagatttttatttttgttgattttttttcatttccgtACTTTCTATGCTTTGAAAGTTCTTAAATTTACCTGAATTCAGTCAAGTTAATTCcaatatacttttttatacGAGTAATATTGCCTCGTATAACAAGGTATATTTAATGCTAGTAAGTTGTTTCAAAAATACCATAATATAATTGTGTTTTTCTAGTCTTTgagtaaataattatagttgttaattaatattgttgTATTTTCCTGAagaatctttattttttatttttgttttcacagGTTTGTTTGAGTACTATGTTTTGAACCGGACATGAGCAGCACTTTGTTGTTGAAATTGCGCAAAGAATGGCTTGAATTACATTGTAGTTCATTGTTCTTACAACATTACCTAATCTGAGATGTATAAAGGAGGGAGGACATAGTAGTTATATTTCTTCTGTAACGAAGTTTTCCTCACTGCAGAACAAAAATAAACTGTAAGTCTAATATAAATTAACCTACGTTTGTCcaactcttttttctttttctgtcaAAATAAATGGACATTGTTAGCATTACAGTGAATTTTACTTGCTTCACAATGGTTGATTTCGCAGCCTTAAGGTTACTAGTTATGCAGTACCACTTCTGCTATCTCACTGTCCCAATCCCAATAGTTTTTACTCCCTTGTTAGATAAAATTGCCTTTCTATAATATTCATGTATGCTAATATCCAATAATCATACAATATTAATATCCATAatggataaataaatataattaacacGCACAGTTAATTTTAAAGtgtaaatataatattgtttGAATACAAGTATAACTAAAAGTAGTTTCTTACGTAATTAAGTAACTTCGTAACATatgattgattaaaaaaaatcgaTTTGACTTTAACATGTGATTAAAGTATTTCAAAATCATTTGCATATATGCTCTAgggatataaaaaaaattgacaatcAATTTATTAGTTTCGAAGCtgtaaaagttaattaagagataataaaaaaaatcaaatttaataactGGATTAGCAAACTTcaaatttcatccaaaattaTCCATGGGATATTTACATTGACATGAGTAGATATAATAAAGGTAAATTATAACGCTCCAAGTTTCATACTTCCTATAGTacgaaacatattttttaaaaactctGAAATGTATGGAAATAAAtcaaatcataataattttaaaagtaatatccAATTACATcgttcaaaattatttaaaataatccaGAAAATACGAACTTTAAataattccaaaattttcttatcATCTCATGCATTTATCATGTTTTTGGAACATTTACAAAATTATCTGCTCACGTATTATTTCATTATATGATTATTGCTAAAATGacatacaaaaaacaaaaatatgtatgAGTAAACTACtgttaaaataaatcataacaaTACAATATGTGAATAGCAATAAACATTACATAATAACAAACATGCAAACCCCATCCTTAACATTATTAACATAGATCACTAATCCTCCAAACGTCATTAtcatcaatttcttgattctcGATGTCATCACGAACATCACTTACATAGACCATCTGTCTATCCCTTCATCAACACTTTTGCTAATTACCCTATCATGGTAACTACCACGAGTATAACCATCATCAGGAGCCTCATCAtcaccatgatcatcatcatgaATACCACCATGAGTATCAACATGATCATgaacttcaaaataaaagactcagtcacactcttgtaccctacctcacaCACTTGTTATACGTTCGTTTGAGTAGTCTCGCCCTCGCAGCTAAAGAACTTGTTTCTCTACTTCGCAAGGACTTATGAGTAAAACCATCAATGCATCGCACACCGGGTACTATACTCAACAATGAGCTGAAGTTCAAGCAAAACATCATTTCCCTCTTCCCATATCGCTTGGCCGAAGAAGGTGAAACACTCGAACACCACTATCTTCCTGTATCCACGACTAAAGAGAGTCTATATCCCGCATCGCACGATCGATATCACCAATCTCgggatttactaggtacaacaagCAGACATGTCATTCATCTCACATGCTCATTGGTCAACCACATATCTTGGTACAattcattcacttatccatgCTCCCTCCTCAATCAAGAGTCAAACATCACCTAAACATAGCCCCTATTCCTCGGAAAACATCGCGTCTTGAAGTCCATCCAACTTGATCCTCATCATTTTTCCATTAAAATGTAGCATTTACAGAAAATATActgggataatcgattatcattaatGATAATCAACTATTCTAGTAAGTTTTACAATATAAAACTTTCATATTACAAGTTAcatgaagataatcgattatctcgaTAATTTCAATGGGAAGGCTCTAAAACGAATCGCggatataatcaattatcattgtccataatcgattattcccgaGACCAAAACCCTACTGGAAAGATTTAAAGGTCTATTAAACTCATACAACCTCCCCATTTCGTGGGAACAAGATTGACACCTCATACACACATTCAAGTAGCCTAGATTAGATACTTACATCATGCCATAAAAATCATCCAAAATCCATTATAATGCATATTAGAAACCAATTCCTCAACACAACAAGAAATACTGCATATATCCACTGGATTTAAACAATACAACCCCCAAACTGCATTATGAATCTCTCCCTAGTATCCTACATACACCCACGCAGTACATATTCATTCCATATAACTATCATAACCCTTGacaaaatcaaatcaatcataaaagaaataatgacAACATCCACATATATGATGTCTCAACACTActaaaaggtttaaagaataattttgatgtattagttcaaagagtagagtaccttatatatatacacaaggatcctataatccttcatctattaaaggaatgacaagTGCACAAATATgcacaaattatatataataatatctaaactataactaacacaatatttgattgcctaatatccgttaatagaatatttgacatatcttaACAAACACAAAATCATACCTACATTCACATTATACAATTCATGCTAGTGCATATATCATCCACAACCAATGTCATAATCACACAAATACCCTTTTGGTTAACATGGTTACATCAAACTTAAGAGAAACATAACATCCATACATAACTTCATCCATTTGCACAACCATACAAATCTTTATCCCCTTTTCTCAACCATACATATAATTATGTACAACAAAACAGATAATAAAGCAGTTTAATATGCAATCATACAACAATAACAAATACATAACAAATATTAGATAAGTTTTACCATATCTTAGCTAATTCTAAGGCTTTCTCTACACCTAATATCATAGCTAACCCAAGCCCATCTAGAATCACGTTTCTATTGTCTAGCTAAGAGTTCCTTCTCCTCTTTAACAGTTTCAGCCACTTTTCACACAACTCTATCTTTTTTCCCCCAATATTTCACGTAAGTATCTCTCTCTCCACTGCTCTCTCTTTGTATTTTACATAAAACACTCCTAAAAAACCCTCTCACATAGGGTTTTCAGTTTTAGAAACGTGGCCTTCTCTTTCTCTCGCTGcactatttttatttctctctcCCAAACCCTTTCACGTGTAGTTCCTCTCCCTCTAATCTCTCCCTTCTATTTTTAATCCTCTAAAACCACTTAGATCATGCTCCTATCTTTCCTCAAcgatttttaaaacaaaaactctTAGATACTCTAAGATTCATGTTCTATCTCTTTTATCTTCATATTCCATCAATTTAAATTCATGTCCTTACTTCTTACacttttatttctaatttcaaGACTTAAACATATGATTACTTTATCCATCAAAAAATTCTCACCAACTAAACTACATAACGTACTGtgaaaaatatacaatttcCATAACAACATATCCAAGtctcattataatattatttctaacttttatattttttcgaATCTTACGTAAATCTCAAAAAGACAAAagtcaaattcataaaataaaatgggcttaatacctcttttggtccccaGAAAGAGGGggattgttcaaagtggtcctaccttttttaaaaagtctGAAGTGGTTCCAATTTGTAAAAATCGGgtcaagttaatccttttttgTTACGGCGTCAAAATTTTAATGGTGCAAGTGCCCTTTTGGACAAAACATAGTGAGGTGTCCATTTTTTGTGATTGCGTGGCATTGTGAAGTTAGATGACGTGTTCAGTGAGAGGGAGAGGGAGTTGTGCAAGAGGACGGGGACTGTGAGGCTAACGAGCTCTTCGGCAAAGTGAAGAACGCGTTTGGCAGCTGTTGCGGAGAGACGATGGAACTCGTCCTGAGTGGTGATGCGCCGTGTGTAATCTTCGACGATGGTAGTGGAATGGATAGCGACCAAAATCTTGCAATTTGATATTAGGGTTTTTGAATTTGGGTTTTTATTTGATCTGCATTTGGGTTCCTTTGAGAGCTGGAATCACGGTCGTAGAGCTGCGATCATCGAGGCAGGTGGCTACAGTGTCGTAGGCCCTGACGGCTTCCTCTGCGGTGAAGCAACCCCTAAGACGCTAGCGAACGCCTCTGAAATTGGCCTCTTTGGGTGGCGGCGGAGCATGGTGAGCAATCGACGGCCATAGGCCACTTGCTTCTGGTAGCATAGGGGGCAATCTCGGCGACAAAGAGAATGATGGAGCCCTCGAAGTGAAAGGGGAAATCCCCATATAGAAATCGCCCATAACCTCCCTGTAAAGTCACACATGTGGCAGAGCACAAAGACGACGCATAGGAGGCTGCTACGCCACTTGGACCAGGCATTGCGGTGGTAGAGTGGCAGGATACGGTGGTGAAGGAGAGGTCGCAGGAACCGCAGCGGGGGACCTCGTCGAGATCGCAGTGGAGAGCCGCATGGCCATAGAGAGGCTTGATCCGGAAGCCGCTATGGAGAGCGAGAAGGTGGTTCCCAATTCTGTAATTAATTTCGACGACGGTGGCATCAATAGCCGCCATAGCTGTGCGAGATTGAAGATGGAGGTTGGGTTTCCTGATTACACCTGTAATGCTCTTGAGGAGATTCTCCATGGCAGAGTTATCATAAAGCTTGGATCCATGGCCGGGAGCCCCAACGACCTTGATTACCAACCACCAGGGGCTTCTCTCAACGTAGAAGGCCCTATAATGGGCGTCAGGGGAAGCCAACCCTTCGTCAAGCACCACACCCACATTCATCCGATTTGGTTTTTATAGGTTCTCAGTGGCTATGGATGAGGCTTGATTTGGGTTTCTTTAGGTCTCTATGGTTTCTTGCAAGTTTCGAAGGAGGAGATTGGTGGAGGAGCTCGTCTTTCTgtttttgagtttttatttaaagtCTAGCAAAAAAGATGATGGTGGTTTTTTGGTTTCGTTGCTGATGTGGCaagtaatttgtttttttaaaattcaaaattgacatGTTATATTCCAAGTACGAGAAAAATATGACAGCTAATTAAGTTTTGGCCAACGAAGCAGTTGTACCGTTAAAATTTTGacaccataaaaaaaaattaacttgatATCAAATTCGGTATGTTAAAATTggaattcatttatttatccaaataaatatacttgaaaaaacaaatgaaaccGTTTATTTGATACCTGATATCCCAGGTTGTAGGGGAAGAAGCAGGAAGGTTGAAGTTGAAACAATAGATGAACAGCAGTAGACACAATCTATTGCTTAGTTGTGGGCACGCGCCATCCCCACCGGTGAAACGATGCCGTTTAGATTGCCGTGTCAAAGCACAGCTGACAGAGGGAATGGAAATTCGGGTGTGCAGCAACCGCAGCTGCCGCAGACAGGGCTCATTTCAAACCCTAGAAACCCTCTATGGGGTCGCTCCTCCAAACGTAACCGTAAAGTCGTGCGGGTGCTTGGGGCGGTGCGGTGGGGGCCCCAACCTAGTGGTCCTGCCTGATGGCCTCATCTTTGGCCATTGTGGG contains:
- the LOC108333612 gene encoding probable ADP-ribosylation factor GTPase-activating protein AGD15, with amino-acid sequence MKGKASISKELNAKHAKILEGLLKLPENRECADCRNRAPRWASVNLGIFICMQCSGIHRSLGVHISKVRSTTLDTWLPDQVSFMQFMGNVKSNKHWEAETPPNFDRSKLAMEKFIRMKYVEKRWASKDEEQSTSNGGILKNNRRLSLEESILANHVAQILPPITRPLGGFIDTQKKNSPPFKRPSSSVDFDKSTKSIATGNIFNLLCIYDDNKKFSTVPPSTWATFD